TTTCGTAACCAAAATAAAACTAAGACAATAAATCCACTTGGTGGCGATAGACAAGATGAAACTGCAACCTTCTCTACCCAAGACAGCGATACAAGGTTTGGTCAAAATTTCGACAGTTCTATTGAAATCTCGGACAGTCCTAGTTCAAAGAATAATCTCATAAATGTTACCCCAATTCTAAATGTCACAGAGGCCGAAGAAACAATTGAACCTTCAATTCCAAGTGAATACAATCCTGTTTCAGAATCGAAACAGTTCAGCTATGATTCTGACTCTCTTGAAACTGATTTGCTCGTTGAAAGGCCGAACGTTGAGCAAGCCGTTTTAGATGACAATTCATCACATAGTTCTATCGATTATATCatagaaaatgattttattgttACTGATGAAGTTTCAGGCGATGAAAGTAATTCTGGGCTTGATCGAATTTGTAGCGGTACTGCGACCCCCACTTTgcaaaaaattgatgaaaaaaatgatgacAAAGTCTTTAATGAGGAAGATCTTTCTCGTTTACGAGAACATCTGGATTCGGAAACAAGCGATTTTGTTCCTGAAACTTGGGAAATAGTTGATAGTGTGGAAGATGGCTCTTCTGATAGCTGTGATGGGGGAATAGACCTTCACATCTCAGAAAAACAAGAGGAACCCGACATGGAAATGGGACAAGAACCAAACGATGCGTGGATTCCAGAAAAAGGCCCAAAGTCATGCTGGAAAATAGATATAGAAGATACCAAGCAATTTActactaataataataatgctgGCAGAGCAGGGAGGTATTTTGTTGGTAATTCTAAAAATTCAGGAATAAGATGCAGAAATTGTGATGAAGTGGGCCACAAAGTGAAAGACTGTACTGTGGAAAAGAAGGGACCAGCATGCTTCATGTGCGGAAACAGGGGTCATGTTGGCCGTGACTGTCCTCAAAAGGAGGGTTTAAGATACCGGGGGCGACACATGGTATGTAATAGATGTTCTCAAGAAGGTCATATACAAATTGATTGTCCGGATTTATGGAGACAGTTTCATATAACTACAAAACCTGGTCCTATTCAAGTCCCAACTATACCAGTGCCGCTCAAAAGTGATCCCCAATGCTTTAATTGCGCAGGGATCGGCCACTTTGGTCATGAATGTGAATCTCCGAGAGCAAATCAATTTTACGCGATGCTAGCGCCTTACGTTCAACGATACGATAAAAAAGCTGTTTCTACGGTTCCACAGGATTTAAGAAAGAAATTGAAAGGAAAGAGAAGTTCAGAGTCTCAAGGAAGTTCGCATTTTGAAAGATCTTATGGAGGCAATCGTGGTAACCATGGTGACTTCTCACAGGAGAAAGAGTCTAATAATAACTATGCAAGACGGAAAGAACGTCAAcatattatatttgattcaCCTGAACGCCAACCTTCCAAATCCAGAAGACATGGTGTTAAAGTTCAAGTGCGAGAGAGTCGTCAACCGAGCACTGAAAGGCAGAGAATAGCTCATAATCAGCTACGTCCTGCTGACAAGGCGTTACGGAAAAAGAGCAATAAAAGATCTAAAACGAAGTTTGAAAAAGAAATCCCACAAGAAACAAGTTCATCCACTAGAAAAAAGCTTGACAGAACGTTCAAAAAGCAAATTCCACAAGAATCAAGTTCTTCAGCTCTAAACTTTTTTGACAAAAGGGTTGTTTCTTATGAAGTGTCAAAAGATGATgtgcaattttctaaaaatatgcgaAGCTCAAAGCGAAAAGTATCTTACAAAGAATCTAAATCTCAAAACAAACATTACAACCCAGAACCTAATTTACAAAACGATGAATTTTTTCGTTCAAACAGTAAAAATCGAAAATCGAATAATCCTGGCCATTCTTTTGAAAGatcgaataataaaaaaaggaaatttattGAACGAGGAAAACCTGATAGAGGTTTTCGTAGGCATTTTAATTAGTTGGTTTAACTACGTTATGCTACGTATTATTTTCAACTGTGAACctatttctttatttatattAGGAATAAATCAGGAGTAGCAATGAAAGGGTAGATCAGGGCTTCTCAAATCGAATGGGTGAACAACGAATTTTAGGGTTTGCAAAGATCACACCAAATTCACACAAAGTGCTATCGGCCtatctattaaacttttttagGCGTTcgattcgaaacacaattatcaAAACTGGTGCAAAACATAATTTACACTCACAATAGCGACGTTTTTGCGGCCAAAATTTTGATAGTTAAGAAGCCCTGGGGTTAATGATACCACTGTAATGCCCTAAATTTGATgtgtgcttttattttatttttttttaaatttgcttaAAGCATGTTCCCTCAGGAATATAGGAGGTTTatcttattttttgcattaaCTGCATTTACTACATTCTGGTTCATCTTGGTATGATTATCACCAGTAAAAATCAATGAAGTGCGACTCGTCGGAATAATAATATTCTGTCTGGAATTCGGACTGTTTCTTTTTATGCTGCATTCATTTTAGAGAATGTGTGACATCAAATATATCCATGTTTTCGTTTTAATTTAGATTAGTGTTCCAAAGTGTGTTTTGATTATATTCTGCCTTATTTCTCTGATATGAACATGGTCAAATCACACCGAACTAGACCAATTTATCTTTCTTAAAATCCTATCCAAGTTGCAAAACttggaattaaaattttgtgattttgttgTGTTCATTCAATAGCCAGAATATCCTTATTTAAACATTGCATTACCATTGCTGTCATTTTATGCTCCACTGATTCATAGGTTCGAATGAGTTCTTGAATTTCATTGCTgagaaacttcaaaatttgtgCAAATTTGAAGTTTTAATATGTTCATTCTTTACCTATGTACTCcagttttaattcaatttactCCCAGTTTTAATGCATTTCTGATctaacttattttatttttgatctaGCTTTATGCTCGTAAACAAATTAAGTTTAAGtcttgaatatttttgttgaaaaaaaaatggaggaGCAGACTACAGTGTCAGCCCTGCCAACAAGTAAGGATTTGGAACAATGGATTGAACAACTGTACGACTGCAAGCAACTAGCGGAAAGCAACGTCAAAACGTTGTGCGACAAGGCCAAGGAGATTTTAGCAAAAGAATCAAATGTGCAAGAAGTGAAATGTCCGGTGACTGTCTGTGGAGACGTCCATGGACAATTCCATGATTTGATGGAATTGTTCCGTATCGGTGGTCGCTCGCCTGAtacaaattatttgttcatGGGTGACTACGTGGATAGAGGTTACTATTCTGTTGAAACTGTAACCTTGCTTGTCGCTTTGAAGGTCAGATTTCAGCATCGTATTACAATTTTACGTGGAAATCATGAATCTCGACAAATTACCCAAGTTTACGGATTTTATGACGAATGTTTAAGAAAATACGGAAATGCTAATGTCTGGAAATATTTCACTGATCTTTTCGATTACCTCCCGCTGACGGCGCTCGTCGACGGACAAATTTTCTGTCTCCATGGTGGACTGTCACCTTCTATTGATACGCTTGATCACATTCGTGCTTTGGACCGTCTTCAAGAAGTACCACACGAAGGACCGATGTGTGACCTTTTATGGTCTGACCCAGATGATCGAAGCGGTTGGGGTATTTCCCCTCGTGGTGCTGGATATACTTTTGGACAAGACATCTCGGAAACGTTTAACCATCACAATGGTCTCACTCTCATCTCTCGTGCTCACCAACTTGTCATGGAAGGTTATAACTGGAGTCAAGATCGCAACGTCGTAACCATTTTCAGCGCTCCTAACTACTGCTACAGATGTGGAAACCAGGCCGCTCTTATGGAATTAGACGACGCTCTACGCTACTCATTCTTACAATTTGATCCCGCTCCGAGACGTGGAGAACCCCATGTTACTAGACGCACTCCCGATTATTTCCTGTGATTTTTTTCACTCAAGATTTCTGGAACTCAATTATTCCACTATCGGTTTTATCAAGCCACTTTGGATCATATATTTACTGGTGTTTTTCACTTATTGTCGTGACTTGATCATCTTTGAGTTTTGAAAACCAAGCGGAACATTTTTAGAAAAACACTTATAATGAAATCTGCTATTTAAATAGAAACCGAATTAATTTTTCTACAGATTAGGCCATTCAAAAATTGCTAGGACTATGTATCCATCCCTTTTTGTTACCTGCTATCTACATGGCAACCCGATAACCCTCTGAGGTCATTCAAATGCAGATTGAGACCCTTTATCTGTCTTTATTCTTAACCTTCTGTCTATACAACAGCCCAATAGCCCTCCATGGACACTTTGAATGCTAATTGGTGCCATGTAACCATCCCTACTCTAAGAAAAAGGCCATTCAAAAAGTGCTGTCTATACGGTAACCATCAGTTCAATATGGAGGAGGCCATTAAAGTATGAATGCCCTTTCTCAATTAGTCTATCCACATTATTATTGACAGGTTGCGAAAAATCCCCTCTATATGCCGGTAATTACATTTTAGTAAGGTTTGGTTCTTACCATGTTTCTGATGTATGTTCCGTTCACGGTTTCAAGTAAGAATATTCAAGGATTTCTTACTGTGAAAAAGCTGGGATAATTTAAACAGAATTTTGCAGTTTTTGTTTATGGATAACTCGCTTTGtgatgttaatatttttatcattgtttGGTCTAATTGTCTTTTACTTTTCATCGTATATTTAATAGGATAATTTAAAATGTAACTCAGAACATGGCTAACCAAGTGGCCATTAACAAATAGAGGACTATGGGCTTATTAAGACCAGGCACTTGCGTCTTACAAGATGTCATATTTGTTAAGTTTGAGAAGTCTATTTTGACAGCTCTAACGCTTGATAAATATAAGTGATATTGTTTTTttatgccatttttttttggtttgcTTGCAACTCAATTCTACTTCTTGTGGCATAACTTTCataatattttgctgttttaaaCTGTATGATTTCTTCGAAATGTTTCAATCTGAATCTAAATTTAGTCATGTACGGTACCATgtacaaatattgaattaaatccAACATTCAAATTCAACAAATTGTCACAGAGGATATAAATGTGTGTTAAATAACTGTAATTTCTAATAATATCATAGatcattttttcttattttggcttttcatattttgttagACTTGAATACCTTAAAAGCATAATTTTCATTGATTGTAGCATTTAAAAATTCCACAAATTATCCTTGCTGTTCTATTATCAAACTGTCAATTCCACTATTCTTGTTTACCACAGCTTTCCACACTTATTTTGTGCATATCATATTGTCAAATTATTCAATGCTAGTTTCAAGAAAGTGTTATTATTAACCGATGCTATATGTGGCAAAATTCAGAGCGTTTGCATTTTTTCTCACCTGGAAAAATGTAGTGTTCCCCATTTATGCACATAATATtctaatattcattttattgttacatGAAgtgatatttcaatatttgaccgAATTCAAAGCCTTTTCAACTCTTTTTACATCTGGAAAAATGTAATGTTCCCCACTGATATTTTTCACATGAAGTTCAGATTAAACGGTTTCAAATACTTTCCTGGGCGTGTTCTAACGATTATCACTAGTACTTTTATTAATGAGATTTTTCATCCTAATTCTGTTGGGATCTAAACCATTAGCTCTAGTAATCTTGTggtttattcaaattaaattgtcATCATTGATTTTATATTACATAGTGGTTTCATCTGCTCtagtaaattcaaattttctatgCCAATTATCGACAAGGCCATGGCTATTTAGGTAGTTTAACAAAGTGTACATACCCCAGATTAATGGAATTCATTGCATtcgtatttttaaaaattatcatgGATTGAAACTACAGTTTTATGAGTGAAAATAcccttttcaaaaatatctttgGCATTATGATGCTGTTATTGTCTGTATTTTTAGTTTGCTGGTCAGCTTGAATTCTTAAAATCCATATCTTATTGTATCATCATTTGTATTTCAGTGGGTAGATGATATGTTATATTCTCATAATCTAGATGAGttgcagaaaaatattttgaacaggTATAGGTAGCTAAACTAATTTAATTTgcataaaaaagtattttctggTCCGGACTAGGGATATTTTAGAGATTTTAAATAATGTGAAAAAAATTCTTTCAGTAGGGTTTGATTTATAAAAATGACATGAGCTGATAATTGAATAAATTCTTAGGTTTTTCCTAACAGCACTTTTTATAAGTATGGCATGTCATAAAAAAAGATAATACATTTTGTAGCAACAAGACAAATTTTTGCTAAACTACCGTAATCTAAAATTTGGATTGAAACCAAATACCGAAAATTGAATTAGACTCTCTAACGCGCAATTTATACCATGTAATAGTATGTAATAACGCTTTGATTGGCGTTTCTATAACCTAGCCAGCCCTTATGCTTTactcaataatattttgaatgtcAATACCTAATAATGAAACGATGTAATATTATGACAAGCTGTCTGGCTATGTTGTCATCTATACCTGACGTTGTTATCACAATGGTTTCGATTAACAAAATGTCATGCACATACAATATCATTTGATTATATCACAACCATAAACAGTAACAGCAAAAACCTTGAATAGCCCTGCTTTTGAGGACACATTTTAATTTCTCATCTGACAAATACTACAAATTTTTTACCATTTGATTGTTTTGTTCTAATGATGAATAATTTAACATTATACATTTCTTCTGCAATTCATTTTGATTTGAGAACTCTAAATTTCATACACTTGTCGAGTGTCAAATAGATTAGTAGAACCATGCTTTGTCTGAAATTTTGTTTCTTGAAGTAAGCAATAAATGAATTTCAGACTTACGTAATCGCACCATTGTCAAGTTGATTTTACTCATTAGATTGTATTTTGAttcaacatttttcaattttcagtaaatttttgaaaacagaATTCAGACTCTTCTTCTAATTATTTCTATCCCATCAAGATGAAACCATGGTATCACAAGTTcccgcatttttttttaaatattcagagaaaatatttgaaagaatGCTCTGAATAAATATATGAATGTAACATCACAAgtcccccccctccccccagtCATGCCCAGGCAAGCATGACCTATTTTCCTTGAATCACACACGGCCGCATATAATTTATGTATATTATTGATCGAAACAGCACTGTATAGTGTTTATAATTTGTAAATGAATGTGTCCTGATCATCCAACTACAATTATGACTAGTTCTATTGAGTGTTCCTCCCAATCTTTCATTTCTCTGAGTCCCAGTGTTCTCCTAGCTTAAAAGTTCTTCTATGATTAGAAACTATAGGGAATAATTTGAGGATATTAACTGCTATTAGAATGAATTAAATCCTAgttttcaacaaatattttgcAGGAAGACTATACATTTGGGTCCTGTATTTCTCATATATCATATGACCAAAAAACTTAGTCCCCTTATTATGACTGTTGGCATTAGGTGTGAATAATGAAAGAGTATTTAACTGACTctaaaagaaaatttttggaagttctgattgaaattgaaattatagTTTTTGCCATCCATATGTAAAAGGCACTGGGGTACATTGTTCAAATTGAATTATAGATATTGCCTTCCAGTTGGTTGGCCTGCAACCATTATAACCGAAACTATTACAGTTTTAAGAGTTCATGTCAGATTCgtaatattgtttaaaaattgcTAGGGGAACACTGGAGTGTATAAGGAACTAGTTTGGGAACCTCTTGTCTAGCATAATTGCttaatttcaatttgtaaatttgattGCATGTATTCTTGCGTATATTATATCTATCCTGTACTGGCGTATTATTATTTGATCTGAATCTTTCtccgcaaaatgtgtttttattttgctcCAAAATCTGTTTTCCTGCTCGCTGCATCACTTTGCTATTATGTATTGTTTCATTAGTAGCCGCATAAATTTTTTAGTCACTCCCAGGACCTCTGTgctttcttttttcaatatgaTAAAGAATTCCACTATTTCGTGTGTTTGTTTCccttttcatgttttttttttcaagtatattGTACTCAAAAAgctcaaaaatgttgattaaaatcaaaattaggtaaaatatttttcactgaATATAATTTTACACTCTGAGTCctagaaaatgaaatatttttggtttTTGGAGTGATTGCTAATAATTATTAGTCCTTGTTACGAATTCATCAAAtcaaaatgttattttatttggCTCTTAGTACTTATTGCTAGTCTGATAGAGGGATCCCAGGTTTATGTATGTCAATATagtaaattcttgattttacaAACAATTTTCAATATGTTAGTTTGAATCTACTCAGATTATTTCTAAAGTTTAATTCTCTAATTCTTCTAATAGAAAATGTAAATTTGATATTCCAGAGTTAAAAGTCTCTTTTTGAAATATATctaaaaatagcaaatttttttttatatttctggaaa
The sequence above is a segment of the Styela clava chromosome 7, kaStyClav1.hap1.2, whole genome shotgun sequence genome. Coding sequences within it:
- the LOC120327841 gene encoding serine/threonine-protein phosphatase 2A catalytic subunit beta isoform codes for the protein MEEQTTVSALPTSKDLEQWIEQLYDCKQLAESNVKTLCDKAKEILAKESNVQEVKCPVTVCGDVHGQFHDLMELFRIGGRSPDTNYLFMGDYVDRGYYSVETVTLLVALKVRFQHRITILRGNHESRQITQVYGFYDECLRKYGNANVWKYFTDLFDYLPLTALVDGQIFCLHGGLSPSIDTLDHIRALDRLQEVPHEGPMCDLLWSDPDDRSGWGISPRGAGYTFGQDISETFNHHNGLTLISRAHQLVMEGYNWSQDRNVVTIFSAPNYCYRCGNQAALMELDDALRYSFLQFDPAPRRGEPHVTRRTPDYFL
- the LOC120327840 gene encoding uncharacterized protein LOC120327840; this encodes MNKRFPVVSNFDDFVDNFLSDEESSDFSDSDEIDSDVEFHLYSQLHYAAENEVISDAISLHNEVSVVEISGISADQNENARSQNRIEPINPLDGDRQDETPIVETCFSADQNAFKSFRNQNKTKTINPLGGDRQDETATFSTQDSDTRFGQNFDSSIEISDSPSSKNNLINVTPILNVTEAEETIEPSIPSEYNPVSESKQFSYDSDSLETDLLVERPNVEQAVLDDNSSHSSIDYIIENDFIVTDEVSGDESNSGLDRICSGTATPTLQKIDEKNDDKVFNEEDLSRLREHLDSETSDFVPETWEIVDSVEDGSSDSCDGGIDLHISEKQEEPDMEMGQEPNDAWIPEKGPKSCWKIDIEDTKQFTTNNNNAGRAGRYFVGNSKNSGIRCRNCDEVGHKVKDCTVEKKGPACFMCGNRGHVGRDCPQKEGLRYRGRHMVCNRCSQEGHIQIDCPDLWRQFHITTKPGPIQVPTIPVPLKSDPQCFNCAGIGHFGHECESPRANQFYAMLAPYVQRYDKKAVSTVPQDLRKKLKGKRSSESQGSSHFERSYGGNRGNHGDFSQEKESNNNYARRKERQHIIFDSPERQPSKSRRHGVKVQVRESRQPSTERQRIAHNQLRPADKALRKKSNKRSKTKFEKEIPQETSSSTRKKLDRTFKKQIPQESSSSALNFFDKRVVSYEVSKDDVQFSKNMRSSKRKVSYKESKSQNKHYNPEPNLQNDEFFRSNSKNRKSNNPGHSFERSNNKKRKFIERGKPDRGFRRHFN